The Marinitoga hydrogenitolerans DSM 16785 genome window below encodes:
- a CDS encoding DUF4097 family beta strand repeat-containing protein, which yields MNGILVPEKKVKGIFLDFINIDIDILYNKDVVFEYEDFPENVKIENYVRDGIWYLKIEQNSNSFISKILGFSFNSFSHGDAKLKINNDIIDLNINSVSGDITLNDVSLEKLFLKTVSGDINIYNSKIKHLEYNSTSGDIETSNSIIDFIKVKTVSGDCEIDYLNSDFACSIKTVSGDIDLFVLGNDEINITKDSSLSGEIHSNIPLKVGGISEKRFINFKSVSGDLTIKSKKEEKHKNKEKKTTETNIESKLFTPEERKILELLKSKKISEEFAVELLENVGYTKEDAEIFLKENIEK from the coding sequence ATGAATGGTATTTTAGTTCCTGAAAAAAAAGTTAAAGGTATTTTTTTAGACTTTATAAATATAGATATTGATATTTTGTATAATAAAGATGTTGTTTTTGAGTATGAAGATTTTCCTGAAAATGTAAAAATAGAAAATTATGTAAGAGATGGAATATGGTATTTAAAAATAGAACAAAATTCAAATTCTTTTATATCGAAGATATTAGGTTTTTCTTTTAATTCATTTTCTCATGGAGATGCAAAATTGAAGATTAACAATGATATTATTGATTTAAATATTAATTCAGTAAGTGGTGATATTACTTTAAACGATGTTTCTCTTGAAAAATTATTTTTAAAAACAGTATCAGGAGATATAAATATATATAATTCGAAAATCAAACATTTAGAGTATAATTCAACCAGTGGAGATATTGAAACATCTAATTCTATAATAGATTTCATAAAAGTAAAAACAGTATCAGGAGATTGTGAGATAGATTATTTAAATAGTGACTTTGCATGTTCAATAAAGACTGTTTCGGGAGATATCGATTTATTTGTTTTAGGAAATGATGAGATAAATATAACAAAGGATTCATCACTATCAGGTGAAATTCATTCAAATATACCATTAAAAGTTGGAGGGATTTCAGAAAAAAGATTTATTAATTTTAAAAGTGTTAGTGGAGATTTAACAATAAAATCAAAAAAAGAAGAAAAACATAAAAATAAAGAAAAAAAGACTACAGAGACAAATATAGAATCAAAACTTTTTACACCAGAGGAAAGAAAGATTTTAGAATTGTTAAAATCAAAAAAAATTAGTGAAGAATTTGCTGTTGAATTACTTGAAAATGTTGGTTATACAAAAGAAGATGCAGAGATATTTTTAAAAGAGAATATAGAAAAATGA
- a CDS encoding DUF2089 domain-containing protein gives MKKNNRLTRCPVCGGELIISEFKCPECDVTIRGSFYLDDFARLSDEQLYFLKIFIKNRGNLSDVQKEIGISYPTAKARLEGVVRAMGFSEEKSNIDTLKILEKIEKGELTPEEAKEILRGERGEK, from the coding sequence ATGAAAAAAAATAATAGGTTAACTCGTTGTCCTGTATGTGGAGGAGAATTGATCATTTCAGAGTTTAAATGTCCAGAATGTGATGTTACTATTCGTGGAAGTTTTTATTTAGATGATTTCGCCAGACTTTCAGATGAACAATTATATTTTTTAAAAATTTTTATTAAAAATCGTGGAAATCTTTCTGATGTACAAAAAGAAATTGGAATATCTTATCCTACAGCAAAAGCAAGATTAGAAGGTGTTGTTAGAGCAATGGGGTTTTCAGAGGAAAAATCCAATATTGACACCTTAAAAATTCTTGAAAAAATAGAAAAAGGAGAATTAACACCTGAGGAAGCAAAAGAAATTTTAAGGGGAGAGAGGGGAGAAAAATGA
- a CDS encoding isochorismatase family protein, with amino-acid sequence MDIIEKLKKLGYNPEDTAILCVDCQNGFTLRCSDELPVKGTTEEWINSVNDFLNYAKKNKYKIIASKDDHPKKHISFKIWPPHCVKNTFGNELFISHYDFLIKKGTTENTDSYSAFYEDFNSKAPTELENYLRKNNIKNLAVLGLAGDVCVLETIKTALEKKFNIIVLENYIKSVNEKNMKEILEIEKLNDEVKII; translated from the coding sequence ATGGATATTATAGAAAAATTAAAAAAACTTGGATATAATCCAGAAGATACAGCAATATTGTGTGTAGATTGTCAAAATGGGTTTACATTAAGATGTTCAGATGAATTACCAGTAAAAGGAACAACAGAAGAATGGATAAACTCTGTAAATGATTTTTTAAACTACGCAAAAAAGAATAAATATAAAATAATTGCAAGTAAGGATGATCATCCTAAAAAACATATTTCTTTTAAAATATGGCCACCACATTGTGTTAAAAACACATTTGGAAATGAATTATTTATTTCGCATTATGATTTTCTTATAAAAAAAGGAACTACTGAAAATACAGACAGTTATTCAGCATTTTATGAAGATTTTAATTCTAAAGCACCAACAGAATTAGAAAATTATTTAAGAAAGAATAATATAAAGAATTTGGCTGTTTTAGGGTTAGCAGGTGATGTATGTGTTTTGGAAACAATAAAAACGGCATTGGAAAAAAAGTTTAATATTATAGTCTTAGAAAATTACATAAAAAGTGTTAATGAAAAAAACATGAAAGAAATATTGGAAATAGAAAAATTGAATGATGAAGTGAAAATTATTTAA
- a CDS encoding pyridoxal-phosphate-dependent aminotransferase family protein, whose product MAKMIRKNYLLAPGPTPVPIDLLLEGAKDTIHHRTPQYLEIQKIALDGAKYIFRTENPVFILSSSGTGAMEAAVANTLTPGDKAIVVVAGKFGERWMEICKAYGIEPIVVDLEWGDYVKPETIKELLEKNPDTKAVFTTLSETSTGTVHPVKEIAEVVKDTNAIIVVDAISGMLAQPLEMDNWNLDIVVTGVQKGFMMPPGIALISVSEKAWKVIEENKNHHYYFDLKAYKKKYPDSPYTPPVNLVYQLAKSVQMIEDESIENVWERHKIMADATRAAVQAMGLELFAKRPGNVLTSIKVPDGVDGGKILKYLRDEEGVTFAGGQAHLKGKIIRIAHLGYMSKYDVIVGISALEMALKKFGFNVDLGSGVKAAQEVFMKEGV is encoded by the coding sequence ATGGCAAAAATGATACGAAAGAATTATTTATTAGCACCTGGACCAACTCCAGTTCCAATTGATTTACTTTTAGAAGGAGCAAAAGACACAATTCATCACAGAACACCTCAATATTTAGAAATTCAAAAAATAGCTTTAGATGGTGCAAAATATATTTTTAGAACTGAAAATCCTGTTTTTATTTTATCTTCTTCAGGTACAGGTGCCATGGAAGCTGCAGTTGCTAACACATTAACACCTGGTGATAAAGCTATAGTCGTTGTTGCTGGTAAATTTGGTGAAAGATGGATGGAAATATGTAAAGCATATGGTATAGAACCTATTGTTGTAGATTTAGAATGGGGAGACTACGTAAAACCTGAAACTATAAAAGAACTATTGGAAAAAAATCCTGATACAAAAGCTGTTTTTACAACATTGAGTGAAACATCAACTGGTACAGTACATCCAGTAAAAGAGATTGCTGAAGTAGTCAAAGATACAAATGCTATTATTGTTGTTGATGCCATTAGCGGTATGTTAGCACAACCATTAGAAATGGATAATTGGAATTTAGATATAGTAGTTACAGGTGTTCAAAAAGGATTCATGATGCCTCCTGGTATTGCCTTGATAAGTGTAAGTGAAAAGGCATGGAAGGTTATTGAAGAAAATAAAAATCATCATTATTATTTTGATTTAAAGGCATATAAAAAGAAATATCCTGATTCACCATATACACCTCCAGTTAATTTAGTATACCAATTAGCTAAATCTGTTCAGATGATCGAAGATGAAAGTATTGAAAATGTTTGGGAAAGACATAAAATTATGGCAGACGCTACAAGAGCTGCTGTCCAAGCTATGGGATTAGAGTTGTTTGCAAAGAGACCTGGAAATGTTTTAACCTCTATTAAGGTTCCTGATGGTGTCGACGGTGGAAAAATTTTAAAATACTTAAGGGATGAAGAAGGCGTAACATTTGCTGGTGGTCAAGCGCATTTAAAAGGGAAAATAATTAGGATTGCACATTTGGGATATATGTCAAAATATGATGTTATCGTAGGAATTTCTGCCTTAGAAATGGCTTTAAAGAAATTTGGATTTAATGTTGATTTGGGTTCTGGTGTAAAAGCTGCACAAGAAGTATTCATGAAAGAGGGTGTTTGA
- a CDS encoding D-2-hydroxyacid dehydrogenase, whose translation MWIHINDPLAEEATEKLKNALPEAKITIEHFEKEELKEKIKDFDILIIRSATKATKDIIENGKNLKLIARAGMGLDNVDLNAAKEKGIKVINTPGANSLSVAELVVGYILSIYRHIVTGTVTLREGKWEKKSLKGFELTGKTLGIVGFGHIGKLVRKLVTGFDMKVLVFDVFEIPEEVQKENNVKQVSFEELIKNSDIITLHVPLNEKTKHLISEKEFEMMKDNVVLINAARGGVVDEKALLKYLENGKVLGAGLDVFETEPPISEIQMKLLNHPMVVATPHIGATTKEAQRRVGLELVDKIVEIAKNM comes from the coding sequence ATGTGGATACATATTAATGATCCTTTAGCCGAAGAAGCTACAGAAAAATTGAAGAATGCTTTACCTGAAGCTAAGATTACTATAGAACATTTTGAAAAAGAAGAATTAAAAGAAAAGATAAAAGATTTCGATATTCTAATTATAAGAAGTGCTACAAAAGCAACTAAAGATATCATTGAAAATGGAAAAAATTTAAAATTAATTGCCAGAGCTGGTATGGGTTTAGATAATGTTGATTTAAATGCAGCGAAAGAAAAAGGTATTAAAGTTATTAATACTCCAGGAGCAAATTCTTTATCAGTTGCTGAATTAGTTGTTGGGTATATACTTTCCATATACAGACATATTGTAACAGGAACAGTTACATTAAGAGAAGGAAAATGGGAGAAAAAGAGCTTAAAAGGATTTGAATTAACAGGAAAAACTCTTGGAATTGTTGGTTTTGGGCATATTGGAAAATTAGTACGAAAATTAGTTACTGGTTTTGATATGAAAGTTTTAGTTTTTGATGTTTTTGAAATTCCTGAAGAAGTCCAAAAAGAAAATAACGTTAAGCAGGTTTCTTTTGAAGAACTAATTAAAAATTCTGACATAATTACATTACATGTTCCTTTGAATGAGAAAACAAAACATTTAATCTCAGAAAAAGAATTTGAAATGATGAAAGATAATGTTGTTTTAATCAATGCTGCACGTGGTGGCGTTGTTGATGAAAAAGCACTATTGAAATATTTAGAAAACGGTAAGGTTTTAGGAGCAGGTTTAGATGTTTTTGAGACTGAGCCTCCTATTTCAGAAATTCAAATGAAATTATTAAATCATCCTATGGTTGTTGCGACACCCCATATTGGTGCAACAACAAAAGAAGCTCAAAGAAGAGTTGGGTTGGAATTAGTAGATAAAATTGTAGAGATAGCAAAAAATATGTAA